A single region of the Drosophila miranda strain MSH22 chromosome 2, D.miranda_PacBio2.1, whole genome shotgun sequence genome encodes:
- the LOC108156588 gene encoding nuclear pore complex protein Nup93-1 isoform X1, producing the protein MDLNTLLQSAQNLTNAAKAEYEMPQVERTLQQVLQATTELHSRVTQSSNKDIQAHILLGSKGIDLPKLTQKLEALNARKTFEPVDVVGADTDVCTFLKNERENAILSVIEDTNTNISETVSKQKWENLNSTWNEEKSRLLDALIGPSQNFIDLQRLPEHITLDPNLPISRCLSRMELIYAQELRHYNELLLKGAHRPNLVQKFAVLTSSFGDDRLTDMWSTVAAVTQVNEPLHSDPIKARQQRPEFVINAKSCLERHYKIYMCIVVGAARSSNCYQLVRAYVTNRFSAQQTIGLVDTLDDKPLWPMVYYSLRCGAAEAAVEFLHEAGPSYEDFAQVIADRSAGAVNPRTETQLKLQYANKIKNSTDAYKKAVYCLILGCDPNELHGEVGKAIDDYLWIKLAMLRPGDAAGYGRLQSEILEKYGEKHFHASNQTDVYFKALVLVGLFEASIELLARNGQSVHAVHMAIALHELGVLGGARSVSQPLLSIDIADPQPLRRLNLTRLVRLYAQRFERTDTTEALNYYFTLRCLRDPKGRNMFLTCVCDLVVGSGALDTSIFDLIFGQRMTDADEEVPGGVFRQFDCPEFDTNTTASLIAEELVARGSFEIAVRLYELAGNYNLALKHFNILLAQVVQLSPQEGSQRARLRDEANRFSRLLAALRIDVEPKIRGSFALLQLLLVFFDLHHEGKLVQALEQLQRTKLMPNTTDDVEGCLTTIKKLSGEVIKVIPDVLVAAMDITLTQYNQLKPSGTCSSNQLQLQLEKLRVRAKALSNLAASMPFRMPYETNKRLMQLELMMH; encoded by the exons ATGGATTTAAATACGTTGCTGCAGAGCGCCCAGAACCTGACAAATGCGGCCAAAGCCGAGTACGAGATGCCTCaggtggagcgtacgctccaacAGGTGTTGCAGGCCACCACGGAGCTACACTCGCGCGTCACTCAGTCCAGCAACAAAGATATACAAGC GCATATACTGCTCGGTTCCAAGGGCATAGATCTTCCCAAGCTTACCCAAAAGCTGGAGGCGCTCAATGCACGAAAAACCTTCGAACCGGTCGATGTGGTTGGGGCTGACACGGATGTGTGCACATTCCTGAAAAACGAGCGCGAGAACGCCATACTTTCAGTGATTGAGGATACCAATACAAAC ATCAGTGAAACGGTGAGCAAACAGAAGTGGGAGAACCTGAACAGCACTTGGAATGAGGAGAAAAGCCGGTTGCTGGACGCCCTGATTGGACCCTCGCAGAACTTTATCGATCTGCAGCGTCTGCCAGAGCACATTACCCTCGATCCCAACTTGCCGATAAGCAGATGCCTCAGCCGAATGGAGCTTATCTACGCCCAGGAGCTGCGCCACTATAACGAACTGCTGCTGAAGGGCGCCCACCGACCAAATCTTGTGCAGAAGTTTGCCGTGTTGACCAGCAGCTTTGGCGATGATCGGCTGACAGACATGTGGTCAACGGTGGCCGCCGTGACGCAGGTGAACGAGCCCCTACACAGCGATCCCATCAAAGCTCGCCAGCAGCGGCCAGAGTTTGTTATTAACGCCAAATCGTGTCTCGAGAGGCACTACAAGATCTACATGTGTATCGTGGTGGGGGCTGCCCGCTCCAGCAATTGCTATCAACTGGTACGCGCCTATGTGACCAATCGATTCAGCGCTCAGCAGACAATCGGCCTAGTGGACACGTTGGACGACAAGCCACTGTGGCCCATGGTCTACTATTCCCTGCGCTGTGGAGCAGCAGAGGCGGCTGTGGAATTCCTGCACGAGGCCGGACCCAGTTACGAAGACTTTGCCCAGGTCATCGCCGATCGCAGCGCGGGCGCCGTGAATCCGAGGACAGAGACACAGTTGAAGCTGCAGTACGCCAACAAGATTAAGAACTCCACAGATGCATATAAGAAGGCAGTGTACTGCTTAATCCTGGGCTGCGACCCCAACGAGTTGCACGGCGAGGTGGGCAAGGCTATCGACGACTATTTATGGATCAAGCTGGCTATGCTCCGTCCCGGGGATGCCGCCGGCTATGGTAGGCTCCAGTCGGAGATCCTCGAGAAGTATGGAGAAAAGCATTTCCATGCCAGCAACCAGACTGACGTCTATTTCAAAGCCCTGGTTCTTGTCGGCCTTTTTGAAGCCTCGATTGAGCTACTGGCCCGCAATGGTCAATCCGTTCATGCCGTCCACATGGCCATTGCCCTGCACGAGCTGGGGGTGCTGGGCGGAGCCCGCAGTGTCTCGCAACCGTTGCTGTCCATCGACATCGCCGACCCTCAGCCGCTGCGCCGCCTCAATCTGACGAGATTGGTCCGGCTGTACGCGCAGCGCTTCGAGCGCACGGATACGACGGAGGCTCTTAACTACTACTTCACCCTACGTTGCTTGCGAGATCCGAAGGGCCGGAACATGTTCCTCACCTGCGTCTGTGATCTGGTGGTAGGCAGCGGGGCGCTGGATACCAGCATTTTCGACTTGATATTCGGCCAGCGGATGACTGATGCCGACGAAGAGGTTCCAGG AGGAGTATTCCGCCAATTTGATTGTCCGGAGTTCGACACGAACACCACGGCCTCGCTGATCGCAGAAGAGCTGGTTGCCCGAGGCAGCTTCGAAATAGCCGTGCGGCTTTACGAGTTGGCTGGCAACTACAACCTCGCCCTGAAGCACTTCAACATTCTTCTGGCACAGGTCGTGCAGTTGTCGCCGCAGGAGGGATCACAGCGGGCCCGTCTTCGAGACGAGGCTAATCGATTTAGCAGACTCTTGGCAGCGCTCCGTATAGATGTGGAGCCCAAAATAAGGGGCAGCTTTGcactgctgcagctgctcctcGTTTTCTTTGACCTCCATCATGAGGGGAAGCTGGTCCAAGCTCTAGAACAGCTGCAGCGCACGAAGCTGATGCCAAACACCACGGATGATGTGGAGGGCTGTTTGACCACCATCAAGAAACTCAGCGGAGAGGTCATCAAGGTGATCCCCGACGTGTTGGTGGCTGCCATGGACATCACACTCACCCAGTACAACCAGTTGAAGCCGTCGGGCACCTGTAGCTCGaatcagctgcagttgcaGCTCGAAAAGTTGCGAGTGCGGGCCAAAGCCTTGTCCAACCTCGCCGCCAGCATGCCTTTCCGCATGCCCTACGAAACCAACAAACGTCTGATGCAGCTGGAGCTGATGATGCACTAG
- the LOC108156588 gene encoding nuclear pore complex protein Nup93-1 isoform X2: protein MDLNTLLQSAQNLTNAAKAEYEMPQVERTLQQVLQATTELHSRVTQSSNKDIQAHILLGSKGIDLPKLTQKLEALNARKTFEPVDVVGADTDVCTFLKNERENAILSVIEDTNTNISETVSKQKWENLNSTWNEEKSRLLDALIGPSQNFIDLQRLPEHITLDPNLPISRCLSRMELIYAQELRHYNELLLKGAHRPNLVQKFAVLTSSFGDDRLTDMWSTVAAVTQVNEPLHSDPIKARQQRPEFVINAKSCLERHYKIYMCIVVGAARSSNCYQLVRAYVTNRFSAQQTIGLVDTLDDKPLWPMVYYSLRCGAAEAAVEFLHEAGPSYEDFAQVIADRSAGAVNPRTETQLKLQYANKIKNSTDAYKKAVYCLILGCDPNELHGEVGKAIDDYLWIKLAMLRPGDAAGYGRLQSEILEKYGEKHFHASNQTDVYFKALVLVGLFEASIELLARNARAGGAGRSPQCLATVAVHRHRRPSAAAPPQSDEIGPAVRAALRAHGYDGGS, encoded by the exons ATGGATTTAAATACGTTGCTGCAGAGCGCCCAGAACCTGACAAATGCGGCCAAAGCCGAGTACGAGATGCCTCaggtggagcgtacgctccaacAGGTGTTGCAGGCCACCACGGAGCTACACTCGCGCGTCACTCAGTCCAGCAACAAAGATATACAAGC GCATATACTGCTCGGTTCCAAGGGCATAGATCTTCCCAAGCTTACCCAAAAGCTGGAGGCGCTCAATGCACGAAAAACCTTCGAACCGGTCGATGTGGTTGGGGCTGACACGGATGTGTGCACATTCCTGAAAAACGAGCGCGAGAACGCCATACTTTCAGTGATTGAGGATACCAATACAAAC ATCAGTGAAACGGTGAGCAAACAGAAGTGGGAGAACCTGAACAGCACTTGGAATGAGGAGAAAAGCCGGTTGCTGGACGCCCTGATTGGACCCTCGCAGAACTTTATCGATCTGCAGCGTCTGCCAGAGCACATTACCCTCGATCCCAACTTGCCGATAAGCAGATGCCTCAGCCGAATGGAGCTTATCTACGCCCAGGAGCTGCGCCACTATAACGAACTGCTGCTGAAGGGCGCCCACCGACCAAATCTTGTGCAGAAGTTTGCCGTGTTGACCAGCAGCTTTGGCGATGATCGGCTGACAGACATGTGGTCAACGGTGGCCGCCGTGACGCAGGTGAACGAGCCCCTACACAGCGATCCCATCAAAGCTCGCCAGCAGCGGCCAGAGTTTGTTATTAACGCCAAATCGTGTCTCGAGAGGCACTACAAGATCTACATGTGTATCGTGGTGGGGGCTGCCCGCTCCAGCAATTGCTATCAACTGGTACGCGCCTATGTGACCAATCGATTCAGCGCTCAGCAGACAATCGGCCTAGTGGACACGTTGGACGACAAGCCACTGTGGCCCATGGTCTACTATTCCCTGCGCTGTGGAGCAGCAGAGGCGGCTGTGGAATTCCTGCACGAGGCCGGACCCAGTTACGAAGACTTTGCCCAGGTCATCGCCGATCGCAGCGCGGGCGCCGTGAATCCGAGGACAGAGACACAGTTGAAGCTGCAGTACGCCAACAAGATTAAGAACTCCACAGATGCATATAAGAAGGCAGTGTACTGCTTAATCCTGGGCTGCGACCCCAACGAGTTGCACGGCGAGGTGGGCAAGGCTATCGACGACTATTTATGGATCAAGCTGGCTATGCTCCGTCCCGGGGATGCCGCCGGCTATGGTAGGCTCCAGTCGGAGATCCTCGAGAAGTATGGAGAAAAGCATTTCCATGCCAGCAACCAGACTGACGTCTATTTCAAAGCCCTGGTTCTTGTCGGCCTTTTTGAAGCCTCGATTGAGCTACTGGCCCGCAATG CACGAGCTGGGGGTGCTGGGCGGAGCCCGCAGTGTCTCGCAACCGTTGCTGTCCATCGACATCGCCGACCCTCAGCCGCTGCGCCGCCTCAATCTGACGAGATTGGTCCGGCTGTACGCGCAGCGCTTCGAGCGCACGGATACGACGGAGGCTCTTAA